A region of Pyxidicoccus parkwaysis DNA encodes the following proteins:
- a CDS encoding leucine-rich repeat domain-containing protein, translating to MTTHPKLQRCAETRDSSLYLTGEGLTSFPEEILALGDHLKSLNISKNPLKSLPAGISALKNLEELYLVGCSLSSLPAELFTLKKLKKVFLSGNQLESLPDGIGELSQLKELHLNENPLTSLPESFGSLKKLKKLLLKELKLKTLPGWFSKLGALTELDLWKAGLEGFPEVLLSMPKLESLNLSDNALAVLPANLSGLESLEELDLSSTGVLVVPASIAALPKLRSLNISRNGVRRLPPELATAKALGSINVYGNPIENLDAELIKSSKWDDIQKALQAQLPDAPAPAPKLSPAQRYAEFLKKADYEALTGSRVSGFDFRLVFDTPDMLADSIAENNVHFEDELPEEYSVLALPYPTKNEARDANPSSLDEFFVVDTSKPEHPVLLWTHDGGFGRFSKSFPAFLDSLKKG from the coding sequence ATGACCACCCATCCGAAGCTCCAGAGGTGCGCGGAGACGCGCGACTCGTCGCTCTATCTCACCGGTGAGGGCCTGACCTCCTTCCCCGAGGAAATCCTGGCGCTGGGCGACCACCTCAAGTCGCTCAACATCTCGAAGAACCCTCTCAAGAGCCTGCCTGCGGGCATCTCCGCGCTGAAGAACCTGGAGGAGCTGTACCTGGTGGGCTGCTCGCTCTCGAGCCTTCCCGCCGAGCTCTTCACGCTGAAGAAGCTCAAGAAGGTCTTCCTGTCGGGGAACCAGCTCGAGTCCCTGCCGGACGGCATCGGCGAGCTCTCTCAGCTCAAGGAGCTCCACCTCAACGAAAACCCGCTCACGTCGCTGCCCGAGAGCTTTGGCTCGCTCAAGAAGCTCAAGAAGCTGCTGCTCAAGGAGCTCAAGCTCAAGACGTTGCCCGGGTGGTTCTCGAAGCTGGGCGCGCTCACCGAGCTGGACCTGTGGAAGGCGGGGCTCGAGGGCTTCCCCGAGGTGCTCCTGTCGATGCCCAAGCTCGAGTCCCTGAACCTCTCGGACAACGCGCTGGCAGTGCTTCCCGCGAATCTCTCGGGCCTGGAGTCCCTGGAGGAGCTCGACCTCTCCAGCACGGGAGTGTTAGTGGTGCCCGCGAGCATCGCCGCGCTGCCGAAGCTGCGCAGCCTGAACATCTCTCGCAACGGCGTGCGACGGCTGCCGCCCGAGCTGGCGACGGCGAAGGCGCTCGGGTCCATCAACGTCTACGGGAATCCCATCGAGAACCTCGACGCCGAGCTCATCAAGAGCAGCAAGTGGGACGACATCCAGAAGGCGCTCCAGGCGCAGCTCCCGGACGCCCCCGCGCCGGCACCGAAGCTCTCGCCCGCGCAGCGCTACGCCGAGTTCCTGAAGAAGGCGGACTACGAGGCGCTCACGGGCTCTCGCGTGAGCGGGTTTGACTTCCGGCTCGTCTTCGATACCCCGGACATGCTGGCGGACAGCATCGCCGAGAACAACGTGCACTTCGAGGACGAGCTGCCCGAGGAGTACTCGGTGCTGGCGCTGCCCTATCCCACGAAGAACGAGGCCCGGGACGCCAACCCGTCCTCGCTCGATGAGTTCTTCGTCGTGGACACGTCGAAGCCCGAGCACCCCGTGCTGCTGTGGACGCACGACGGCGGCTTCGGGCGCTTCTCCAAGAGCTTCCCGGCCTTCCTGGACAGCTTGAAGAAGGGCTGA
- a CDS encoding nucleoside deaminase codes for MSSPKDHLLEAIELARDNVRRGGRPFGAVVVKDGQVIARGVNEMLATHDPTAHAELLALRAAGRALGSPRLDGCSVYASGQPCPMCFAAMRMAGIEHVAFAYSNADGEPYGLSTAAVYAELAKPPTEQRLKAVHMPVQSGGTVELYELWREATRK; via the coding sequence ATGTCATCACCCAAGGACCACCTCCTCGAAGCGATTGAGCTGGCGCGCGACAACGTCCGTCGCGGTGGTCGGCCGTTCGGCGCCGTCGTCGTCAAGGACGGCCAGGTCATCGCGCGCGGTGTCAACGAGATGCTGGCCACCCATGACCCGACGGCCCACGCGGAGCTCCTCGCGCTCCGCGCGGCGGGCCGGGCGCTGGGCTCGCCGCGCCTCGACGGCTGCTCCGTCTATGCGAGCGGCCAGCCCTGCCCGATGTGCTTCGCGGCCATGCGGATGGCGGGCATCGAGCACGTTGCGTTCGCCTACTCCAACGCGGACGGTGAGCCCTACGGCCTGTCGACCGCCGCCGTCTACGCCGAGCTGGCGAAGCCGCCCACGGAGCAGCGCTTGAAGGCCGTCCACATGCCAGTCCAGTCCGGGGGCACGGTGGAGCTTTATGAGCTCTGGCGCGAGGCGACGAGGAAGTAG
- a CDS encoding S41 family peptidase, with translation MKSQWLRWAAMLCMGTLCLTGSALAQAPAVTSPEALRAERRVRLVKLWGEVRFFHPQAFSRPAEWDAAFMAALPRVEAARDAEAYAAAVQGMLAVLGDTATRVERTGTPASTGPAPTLRALKSWEKDVLVLDLRNLLGPQGHASWEELSKTLDADAAKARAVVLDLRMRGLQRYGLSWLVPQLLPHFIEGELRVPGLREVLHSGLKPQDGQPSYLYSTELTHPSDDLVTGTPGKKPALLVLLVDGESAIDASILALRASGKGLVVAEGPLDEGSTNMQDPTELGEGYRALVSLNETVLALEADVKRPARARLDGPDEGMRQALSLATRPPRRGAGTLAALRPTAVWRPEPRYEDALYPSREMRLLAGAKLWTVVRFFFAYPHLMDRPWEDRLPELLEKLDAAKDARAYVLALAEAGTWLQDGHVTLRGHPELQRFFGTTAPVWVTDIDGKAVVLQVILPEAAPGLAAGDIIETVDGEPIEARARRIAPYMAGATPGYLRDVTLRRTLSGEEGSTVTLGVRGARGPREVKVTRTPWWNRPPSPEAPYRVLEGNIGFVDLGRLEAEQVPKMFEALKDTRGIVFDLRNYPRGSMWALGPYFDVKGGRPYAQYERPLVGGQHTGHLMLTDSVSTARAVPKYRGRTVTLIDSRTISQAEHTGLMLEAAADTVFLGSPTAGSNGDVTQAVLPGGITFFLTGTDVRHGDGRQLQRKGLEPHVKLRPTVAGLQAGRDELLERAVQILREEPANKAASRKE, from the coding sequence ATGAAGAGCCAGTGGCTGCGATGGGCCGCGATGCTGTGCATGGGGACCTTGTGCCTCACCGGGAGCGCACTCGCGCAGGCGCCCGCCGTGACTTCGCCCGAGGCACTCCGCGCCGAACGCCGGGTGCGTCTGGTGAAGCTGTGGGGCGAGGTCCGCTTCTTCCACCCGCAGGCCTTCTCCCGGCCCGCCGAGTGGGACGCGGCCTTCATGGCCGCGCTGCCCCGGGTGGAGGCGGCGCGGGACGCGGAGGCCTATGCCGCCGCGGTCCAGGGCATGCTTGCGGTCCTCGGAGATACGGCCACGCGGGTGGAGCGGACCGGGACGCCTGCCTCCACGGGCCCGGCGCCCACCCTCCGCGCGCTGAAGAGCTGGGAGAAGGACGTCCTCGTGCTCGACCTGCGCAACCTCCTGGGGCCTCAGGGGCACGCTTCATGGGAGGAATTGAGCAAGACGCTGGACGCGGACGCCGCGAAGGCCCGCGCGGTGGTGCTGGACCTGCGCATGCGGGGCCTCCAGCGCTATGGCCTCTCCTGGCTGGTTCCTCAACTCCTGCCGCACTTCATCGAAGGCGAGCTGCGCGTGCCCGGCCTGCGCGAGGTGCTCCACTCGGGGCTGAAGCCGCAGGATGGCCAGCCGAGCTACTTGTATAGCACCGAGCTCACCCACCCATCCGATGACCTCGTCACGGGCACCCCGGGGAAGAAGCCGGCCCTGCTCGTCTTGCTGGTCGACGGGGAGTCCGCCATCGATGCCTCCATCCTGGCCCTGCGCGCCAGCGGGAAGGGACTCGTGGTGGCCGAAGGCCCGCTCGATGAGGGCTCCACGAACATGCAGGACCCCACGGAGCTGGGCGAGGGGTACCGGGCGCTGGTGAGCCTCAACGAGACGGTGTTGGCCCTCGAAGCGGACGTGAAGCGGCCCGCGCGCGCCCGCCTGGATGGGCCCGACGAGGGGATGCGCCAGGCCCTCTCCCTGGCCACGCGCCCCCCCAGGCGCGGGGCTGGCACGCTCGCGGCCCTTCGTCCCACGGCCGTCTGGCGGCCGGAGCCGCGCTACGAGGACGCGCTCTATCCGTCCCGGGAGATGCGGCTGCTGGCCGGCGCCAAGCTGTGGACGGTGGTGAGGTTCTTCTTCGCCTATCCGCACTTGATGGACCGGCCCTGGGAGGACCGCCTGCCGGAGCTGCTCGAGAAGCTGGACGCGGCGAAGGACGCGAGGGCGTACGTGCTCGCGCTGGCCGAGGCGGGCACCTGGCTCCAGGACGGCCACGTCACCCTGCGTGGCCACCCCGAGCTCCAGCGCTTCTTCGGCACCACCGCGCCGGTCTGGGTGACGGACATCGACGGCAAGGCCGTGGTGCTGCAGGTCATCCTCCCCGAGGCCGCGCCCGGGCTCGCGGCGGGCGACATCATCGAGACAGTCGATGGTGAGCCCATCGAGGCGCGAGCACGGCGGATTGCCCCGTACATGGCGGGCGCCACGCCCGGCTACCTCCGGGACGTGACGTTGCGGCGGACGCTCTCGGGGGAGGAGGGCTCCACGGTGACGCTCGGCGTGCGTGGCGCCCGGGGGCCACGGGAGGTGAAGGTCACCCGCACGCCCTGGTGGAACCGGCCTCCCTCACCCGAGGCGCCCTACCGCGTGCTGGAGGGAAACATCGGCTTCGTGGACCTGGGCAGGCTGGAGGCCGAGCAGGTGCCGAAGATGTTCGAGGCGCTCAAGGACACCCGTGGAATCGTGTTCGACCTGCGAAACTATCCGCGCGGCAGCATGTGGGCGCTCGGGCCCTATTTCGATGTGAAGGGCGGGCGTCCCTATGCCCAATACGAGCGCCCGCTGGTCGGTGGACAGCACACGGGCCACTTGATGCTCACCGACTCGGTGTCGACGGCGAGAGCCGTGCCCAAATACCGGGGCCGCACGGTGACGCTGATCGACTCGCGAACCATCAGCCAGGCCGAGCACACCGGGCTGATGCTGGAGGCCGCGGCGGACACCGTCTTCCTGGGCAGTCCCACCGCGGGCAGCAACGGCGACGTCACCCAGGCGGTGCTGCCCGGCGGCATCACCTTCTTCCTCACCGGAACGGACGTCCGCCACGGAGATGGCCGGCAGCTGCAGCGCAAGGGGCTGGAGCCGCACGTGAAGCTGCGGCCCACGGTGGCGGGCCTCCAGGCCGGCCGTGACGAGCTGCTGGAGCGCGCCGTCCAAATCCTGCGCGAGGAGCCCGCGAACAAGGCGGCCTCCCGGAAGGAGTGA